A segment of the Haladaptatus sp. R4 genome:
ATCCAGAACCGGAGTTCGAGCAGGACCGCCGACTCCCCGAACCCCGTCAGCACGGCGTCCGGTTGCGGGACGTTCAACACCACCCGTGAGTTCTCCATCGTCTCCTTCGCGATGTCGATGGCGCGATTCGGGTCCGAACCGTAGTCGATGCCGACTTCGACCTCCAACCTGAGCCGTCCCTTTCGGTTGTAGTTGACGAGCGTGTTCGACCCGACGAGGTCGTTCGGGAGGATCACGTACTTCCCCGAAAACGTCTCGATTCGCGTCGAAAACAGCGTGATGTCGGTGACGATGCCGTCGGTCCTCGTCCCGTCTTCCAGCGGCACCTGAATCCAGTCCCCTATCTCGAACGGCCGCGAGAACATGAGCGTGAACCCGGCGATGAGGGCACTCAGCGTTTCGTTCGCGGCGAGGCCGATGATGATGCCGAGGAACCCCGCACCGATGAGGAACGCACGGACGTCCACCCGCCAGACGCTCAGCAACAACAGCGCGGCGAGGAGGTACACGCCGACCTCGGTGAGGCGGGAGAAGACCTCGCCCTGATGTCCCGTGAGTTGGCCGGTTTCCGTGGTAAATCGATCCACGGCCCGGACGAGCATGCCCGATCCGATGTAGGCCGCCGCGACGACGCCGACCGTGATGAGGACGCGGATACCGGTGGACCGTAGGTCGACGTTCGGCGCGTTCGGTCGCGCGCTCGGCCAGAGCGACAACGCATACTGGCCGATGAGGAGCGCGACGATGCCGCTCACGACGAGGAGAAAGACGTCCACCGCGCGTGGGTCGGTTCGACGCTTCAATCTGGGGGCGATTCGCCAGAGAACCCACACGGCGAAGACGAGAACCACCAGTAGAAACGTCGATTGCAGGACCCTGGCTCCCGGGATGGGAAGCAACGGAACGGGTCGGGGCGAGTCGAGGGACAGCGGTGTCATGGCGAATCTCCGATTGGTCGCTTTCTCCGTACCGCGAAAACGAACCACAGAATCCGGACAATCGCTCTCTGCTTCAGTGTATCGGGTGGAATCGGCGCTCTCGCCGCGACGTTCACTCCGCGCTCGAATTTCCCATCGTCTGGACGGTCCACTCCTCGGAATCGCGCAGGTAGTTCGGGATTTCCTCGTCGTCCAATTTCTCGTGGATGTGGATGGTGTCGTCCTCGACCGCGCCGCGTCCGAGGTCGATGAACAGCCGTTGGAGACCGTTTCGCCACTCCGCGTCCACCAACTGATGCCAACACGACTCGAAGGCGTCCTGTTCGGTTTGGCTGGGACCGCCGCTCTCGCGGGCGATTTCGAGACAGCACTCCGGACAGTTACAGACGGAGACGGGTTTCGTGAGGGCGTGAATGTGGCCGTCGAAGGTGACGACCGGCGCTTGTCGCTCCATCTGTCCGTGGCGTTCACACGTCGCGTCATCCGGTTCCGTGCCGATGTAAATCGGGCGTCTGTTCTGTGACATGGGTCGGATGAAAAGGGTCATCGGTTGACAGGAGTATCAAGCTACTGGCGGCGATCAATTTATCAGAGGGACGAGGTGGCGCACAGAAAGCTCATATAGGGGCCGTAATAATCGGCACAACTGACATGCCCTTCCAGCGTCCGACTCGGCGGCAGTTCCTCGCCGGTCTCGGTGCCGGTGGAGTGACCGCCATTTCCGGGTGTGCTTCCTCCAGTTCGACACCCGCGACCGCGGCGCTCGATTGGCCATCGGACGAGTGGCCGGTCGCCCACGGGACGCCGACGAACACGGGCTACACCCGCTCGAAGAGCGCACCGCGAACCGACCCCACGATGGAAGAGTGGCAACTGTGGGACATGGAGGAGTGGCAGGTGAGCGAGGACTCCGTTCGATACAGAACGACGAGCAGTCCGGTCGTCGCGAACGGGACGCTGTTCGTCGCCACGGGACTCCCCGGCGGACACAGCGCTGACGAGAACGGTGTCGTTCTCGCCCTCGACGCAGCGAGGGGGAAGATTCAGTGGTCCGCGACCCTCCCGAAAGGAGGGTCGGGAACACCGGCCGTCGCCGACGGACTCGTTATCGTCGGTTCGAACGACCGCGCGCTGACCGCGTTCGACACCGCGTCCGGTTCGGTTCGATGGCGAACCACGACGAGCGCACCGGTCGGGACACCGGCCGTCGCTGGCGACCACGTCTACGTCGGCGACGGACACGGGTCGGTTCACGCCTTCAGGCGGACTGACGGGAAACTTCGGTGGCGGTACGGACAGAGAACGCTCGACTCGCTGGGGTCGTTCCTCTCCGACAAAACGTGGGAGATACGCGCCAAACCGGCCGTCACGGACGACACCGTCTACGTCACCACGGGTATCGGACAGCACGGTAAGTCGGTTATCGACCGCACCAACTTGCTTGCGCTCTCCCGCGACGATGGCAGCGAACGCTGGCGGTACGAGTACGCGCGGGACGGCTACACTTACAGACCGCCGCGTGCGCCCGTCGTCGCGGACGGGACGGTTTTCGTCTCCGACTCTGCGCTCCACGCCGTGGACTCGTCGGACGGATCGAAACAATGGCAGTTCACGTTCGGCTACAGGCGAAGCGTGAGCGCACCGGCGGTCCACGACGGAACCGTCTACATCGGCGCGAAGAATGTGTACGCCCTCTCCGCTGAGGACGGGACCGAACAGTGGCGCTTCGTGAACCGGGCACCCATTTCGAGCATGGGGTCCCATCGTGCACCGATGGTGAGCGCACCGGCAGTTACCGACGAAACGGTGTACATCGGCGCTGGCGCGCTCGATTCGTCGTCCGGCGAGAAGTTGTGGGGCGACCTCGGGAATCAGGAGGACAGCGAATACTTCGCCTCCCACATCGACCAAAACGCGACCCTCGAAGGTCCCGCAATCGCAGGTGAGACGGTGTTCATGGCGACGGAATACGGGAGCGTCATCCGGGCAACGGAGGGAAGCGAATGAAGCGCCGCGCGTTCCTCGCGGCGGGAGGAATTGCCCTCGGTGCTGGTTGCTCCGGTCTGATGGACGACTCGAAGGGGAAGAAATCGAAGCCACCGGCCGAGTGTGCCATCGACCCGGACGTAACCCCCGGAACGCCGGGATGGCCGAGCGTATCTGGTGGACCGAGAAACACGCGGTCGGTGCCCTCCGAAGGCGTTCCGACGCCACCATTGGAACTCGATTGGACGTTCACGACGGGCGAACACATGGCCGCCCCGGAACCCGTCGTCGCGAACGGAACCGTCTACGCGACCAACTACGACGACGACGTTCACGCCGTGGACGCGGAGACGGGGGAGCATCGCTGGCGAGTGACCGTTCCGGTGGATTCGCGGGTGGCGGTCGCCGGAAATCGGCTGTTCATCGTGAGCGACCAGTCGCTTCGTGCGCTCGATACGAGAGACGGTGGGACGGTGTGGTCGACCGAATTGACCGCCGAACCGGGCATTTTCTCGACCGAGATACAGGTGACCGAGGATACGGTGTTCGTCTACGGAGGGCTATTCCTCTCCGCATTCGACGTGAAGACGGGGAAGCGACGGTGGGAGTTCTCCACGGGACTCGAAACCGAGGGATGTCCCGCAATCGCCGACGGCGTCGTGTACGTCGGGAGCGACGATACCTACGTCTACGCGCTGGACGCCGCCACTGGCGAGCGTCAATGGCGGTACAAAACCGACGACAGCGTCTCCTGTGACACCCCAGTCGCTGATGGCGTCGTCTACGCCGGGTCGGAAGACGGGAACGTGTACGCCCTCAATGCGAAGACGGGGAAAAAACGCTGGAAACGTCGGGTCGGAAGCGTCGAAACCATCGCCCTGGACGGCGGGCACGTTTACGTGGGGAGCGGACGGAGTGACACCTCGACACTGCAGGCGTTTACGGCGGAAACGGGGACCGAATGCTGGTCGTCGGACGAGAGCGACTTTGGATACATGGAAACCATCGCCGCGAGTTCGGACGGGATTTACCTTCCAACCGGGTCTTTCAGCAACAGAGACGCGCTCGGCGTGTTGAATCCCCAGACGGGCGAACGCGTGTGGCGAGACGAGGGATCCGGTATGATATTCCAAGGCGGCCTGGCCGTCGCCGACGGTGCAGTGTATATCGGCGGGTGGGACGACGACAACGTGTTGGTCGTCGCCCGATTCGTCCCGAAGAACTAATCCTCGGTCCGGTCGCGCAGTTCCGTCCGGCGAATCTTTCCGGTCACCGTTTTCGGCAGTTCGTCCACGAACTCGACCTCCCTGGGATACTCGTGGGCGGACAGTTCCTGTTTGACGTGGTTCTGAATGTCCTCGACGAGTTCGTCCGACGGGTCCGCGCTCGCGCTCGGGACGACGTAGGCCTTGACGATGTTGCCGCGTTCGCGGTGGGGTTTAGGAACAACCGCGGCCTCCGCGACGGCGGGGTGTTCGCCGAGCGAACTCTCGACCTCGAAGGGGCCGATGCGGTAGCCCGCGCTCAGGATGACGTCGTCGGCGCGTCCCTCGAACCAGAAGTAGCCGTCCTCGTCCAGATGACCGAGGTCGCCGGAGAGGTACCAGTCATTGACGAAGCAATTCGCAGTTTTATCGGGCTTGTTCCAGTACTCCGCGAAGAAACACGGGTAGTTCCCGCGTTCGGCGATTTCTCCCGTCTCGCCGGGTTCCAGCGGTTCGCCGGTCTCCGGGTCCACGACGGCGGCCTCGATGCCCGGTAACGGTTTCCCCATGCTCCCCGGTCGAACCTCCATCGTCGGGTAGTTGTTGATGATCATGTTGCCCGTCTCGGTCTGGCCGTAGGTGTCGTGGATAGTGACGCCGAGCGTGTCCTCGCCCCACGTGACCACGCCCGCCGACAGCGGTTCGCCGATGGAGAGCGCGTGACGGAGGTCGAGGTCCACGCCCTCCAGCATGGACTCGTTCTCGCGGAGCATGCGGTAGGCCGTCGGGACGCTGAACAGCACCGAGATGGGGAACTCGTCCAGCAGGTCCGCCCACGCTTCGGGGTCGAACTCTCCCTCGTAGGTGAACTGGGTCGCCCCCCAGAACCACGCGCCGAGCGTGTTGATGGGCCCGGTCAGCCACCCCAAGTCGCCCGTGGACCAGTAGCAGTCCCCGGGTTGCAAATCGACGGCGAACTTCTGTGTCGCGGCGACGCCCGCGACCCAACGGTGTTTGTGGAGAACGCCCTTCGCCAGTCCCGTCGTGCCGCTCGTGTAGTAGAGCAACGCGTTGTCCTCGCCGCCCGTCTCGGCCGTCTCGAACTCCTTGCTCGCGTCCGCCATCGCGGAGTGGTAATCGATGTCGTCCCGTTGCGTCCCGGTTCGCTGCTCGCCGATGACGATGACGTGTTCGACCGACGGCGCGTCTTCGAGCGCCTTGTCCATCGTGTCCCTGTTTTCCGGCGTGGTGATGACCACCTTCGCATCGCAGTCGTCCAACCGATAGGCGATGCCGTCCGGACCGAACCGTTCGTTGATGCCGCCCCAGACGCCGCCCGCCTTGAGCGTCCCGATGAGTGCGACGTAGTGCTCCGGAATCCGCGGCAGGTAGGAGAACACGCGGTCGCCCGAATCGATGTGCTCCGAGAGGACGTTCGCGAAACGGTTCGATCGCTCCGCGAGTTGCCAGAACGTGAGCGTTTCGCGCTCCCCGTTCTTGCCCGCGTAGTACAGCGCGACCTTCCCCCGGTCGTTCGCGTGGCGGTCACAAACCTCGTGCGCGATGTTCAACCGTTCGGGCGCGTTCCAGTCGGCGTCCGCATAGATGTCGTCCCACTCGAACGTTTCCCGCTCGCTGTCATAATCGTGCAGATTGTGACCAGTCATCACGACGTATGTCGTAGACTGCACGTATAATCGTTATTCATATCCGCGGTCATGTCGCCGTCGGATTCCTTGCGGTTACTCTCGCACGGGGATTGTGCGTGGAGAGCCGCCCCCTCTAAAAGAGGGTGAAAACGAAACCAGAGAAAGAATGCCGATACTGATGGTAATCCGTGTGAATGAATCCCTCTGAGTCGTCACCCCCGTCATCGGAACCACCTCCTGGCGAGGACGAAGAGCCCTATCGAACTACCTCGCTCGTCGTCGATACCACGGACTCCGTCACTCGACTTCTCTCGGTTCTCGCGGACGAGGAACCACGTCTCATCATCTACGCGCTCTTCCGAAAGGAGAAAACGACGGTCCCGCTGACGGAAATCACCCAAATGGTCGCGGCGGCGGTTGACGGCGATACCGAATCGGTCCGTGAACGGATAGTTCGCGTACATCTCCCGAACCTCGGCTTTCTCGGGATCGTCGATTACGACCTCGCCGGGGACCCGCGCGTGTGGCTCTCGGAGAACGTGGACATCGTGAACAAACGGTTGCTCCACGACGTCGTCGAACGAATCGAGCGATACGAATGTTCATAAATGGGTTCAACCGGAGCCCAATAGTAGATGGTAGTTGACTGCAAACCCGTAATCGGTGACGGAGAGTGTCGCATTCAGGGAGCATGTTTGAATGAGTACGATCGTTGAATTCACCCTACCGACGGACGAGTTCGTCCTCGCCGAGACGTTCCGTGCGGTTCCATCCGCCACGTTCGAAATCATCCGATTGGTGGCACACGACGTAGACCGCGCGTTTCCGTACCTCTGGGTGTCGAACAACGATATGGAAACCGTCGACGAGGCGCTCGCCACCGACCCGAGCACGGAGAACCTGGAACTGGTGTCCACGTTCGACGGGACGAGCCTGTATCGGATGGACTGGATCGACGCCATCGAAGTCATGATTCAAATCCTCGTTGAAGAAGACGGTGCGATCCTCAACGCCAACGGGACGAACGAGCGCTGGAAGATGCGGGCGCTGTTTCCGGACAGGGACGCGTTCTCACGCACGCACGACCATTGCAAGGAGCGGGAACTGACGATGACGATCGACCGCATCTACCCGCTCACCGATTTTCCGCACGGTCAGTTCGGTTTGACGAAAGAACAGTATGCGGTGTTGGCCCTCGCCACGAAACGCGGGTATTTCGACGTTCCACGTACCAGTTCGATGGCCGACCTCGCGGACGAACTCGGCATCAGCCAACAGGCGGTGTCGGAGCGGCTTCGGCGCGCCCACGACACGTTAGTCCGTGGGGCGCTCGCGGTCGGTCCGGAGATCACGACAGAGCCGGAAATCGGTCGGTCGAGACGTTAGATCGGGATCGAATTCCCGATGAGTTGGTCGTGTGCACGTCGGATCCGCTCCGACACTGCCTGGTGTGAAACCCCGATTCTGTCGGCCAGTTCGCCGACCGTGATCCCGCGTGGAATGTCGTAGTAACCGTGCTCGAACGCCAGTTGCAACACTTCCAACTGCTCTTCGCTGAAGTCGATCTGCTCCCCGGAAACGCCGTCCAGTTGCTGAAGCCGCCGAATCTCCATCGAGATACCACGGTCAGTACACCGATGATACAGCCTCGATGCCATCTCTCGGGTGGTGGTTCGGAGCCGAAACGTCCAGTGCTGTTTCGTGCCGGAGACCTGACTGATGACGACATCGTCTTCGAGAATCGTCTCGAAGACGGACCGCGGCGTCGATGTCCAGTTGACGGCAAAGAGCGTCGAATGCGAGTTCGAGACGATCGTTTTCACCGAAGTGAGGGTCGGATCCGTTCGGAGCACGTCGGCGACGTCTCGGTCGCTTTTCACGCGGATGAGCGGCGGGCCTGTTTCGGATCGATACGAGATCGTGGGAAGGAGTTCGAACCGGGCCTCCGGGACCGATACGAACGTCTCTTCCAGGGCGAAGTCCGCGACGGGAACCGCCACTTCGACGAGCGTGTTCATGTGGAGTAACGTCCAGCCAGCACCCAGTGGCTTTCACTCGTATATACAAGTCATTTATATCCCCATCAGTAGGCGTATTCCAACGACCGATCGGTCCGATTTCGAGCAAAAGTCTATTAGCCCTTCTACCCGTGCGTAGCCCAACGATGTCTGAACCGTTCCGTTCGGACGATAGCGCTTCGGCAACCACCTCACTCGTCGAAACGGAAGCGGGGGAGGAAGCCGCCTTTTTCAAGCATATCGTCGAGACGCGCTCGATGCGGTGGTGACGGTATCCGGAGACGGGACCATCCTGTTCGCAAACGAGGCTGCCGGTCGAATGTTCGGCTACGACGTGGACACGCTCCTCGGAGAGTCGATACGGATGCTGTTTCCGGAACGCTACCGCCAAGAGTATTTTGCGGAGTTCCGTGAGCAAGTCGAGGATGCCGACACGTCCACCGAATACACCGGCCTCGAACGAATCGGAGTCCGCCGGACCGGCGAGGAGTTTTCCATGTCGTTTTCCTTCCGTCGGCACCGATATCACGA
Coding sequences within it:
- a CDS encoding mechanosensitive ion channel family protein, which gives rise to MTPLSLDSPRPVPLLPIPGARVLQSTFLLVVLVFAVWVLWRIAPRLKRRTDPRAVDVFLLVVSGIVALLIGQYALSLWPSARPNAPNVDLRSTGIRVLITVGVVAAAYIGSGMLVRAVDRFTTETGQLTGHQGEVFSRLTEVGVYLLAALLLLSVWRVDVRAFLIGAGFLGIIIGLAANETLSALIAGFTLMFSRPFEIGDWIQVPLEDGTRTDGIVTDITLFSTRIETFSGKYVILPNDLVGSNTLVNYNRKGRLRLEVEVGIDYGSDPNRAIDIAKETMENSRVVLNVPQPDAVLTGFGESAVLLELRFWIDRPSSRRRWRATTDVIASVKTAFDREGIKIPVPQREIAGREDTDGFRIASERRDRRGRSERSERSERSERSERSE
- a CDS encoding acyl-CoA synthetase; this translates as MTGHNLHDYDSERETFEWDDIYADADWNAPERLNIAHEVCDRHANDRGKVALYYAGKNGERETLTFWQLAERSNRFANVLSEHIDSGDRVFSYLPRIPEHYVALIGTLKAGGVWGGINERFGPDGIAYRLDDCDAKVVITTPENRDTMDKALEDAPSVEHVIVIGEQRTGTQRDDIDYHSAMADASKEFETAETGGEDNALLYYTSGTTGLAKGVLHKHRWVAGVAATQKFAVDLQPGDCYWSTGDLGWLTGPINTLGAWFWGATQFTYEGEFDPEAWADLLDEFPISVLFSVPTAYRMLRENESMLEGVDLDLRHALSIGEPLSAGVVTWGEDTLGVTIHDTYGQTETGNMIINNYPTMEVRPGSMGKPLPGIEAAVVDPETGEPLEPGETGEIAERGNYPCFFAEYWNKPDKTANCFVNDWYLSGDLGHLDEDGYFWFEGRADDVILSAGYRIGPFEVESSLGEHPAVAEAAVVPKPHRERGNIVKAYVVPSASADPSDELVEDIQNHVKQELSAHEYPREVEFVDELPKTVTGKIRRTELRDRTED
- a CDS encoding helix-turn-helix domain-containing protein, with translation MSTIVEFTLPTDEFVLAETFRAVPSATFEIIRLVAHDVDRAFPYLWVSNNDMETVDEALATDPSTENLELVSTFDGTSLYRMDWIDAIEVMIQILVEEDGAILNANGTNERWKMRALFPDRDAFSRTHDHCKERELTMTIDRIYPLTDFPHGQFGLTKEQYAVLALATKRGYFDVPRTSSMADLADELGISQQAVSERLRRAHDTLVRGALAVGPEITTEPEIGRSRR
- a CDS encoding PQQ-binding-like beta-propeller repeat protein, translating into MPFQRPTRRQFLAGLGAGGVTAISGCASSSSTPATAALDWPSDEWPVAHGTPTNTGYTRSKSAPRTDPTMEEWQLWDMEEWQVSEDSVRYRTTSSPVVANGTLFVATGLPGGHSADENGVVLALDAARGKIQWSATLPKGGSGTPAVADGLVIVGSNDRALTAFDTASGSVRWRTTTSAPVGTPAVAGDHVYVGDGHGSVHAFRRTDGKLRWRYGQRTLDSLGSFLSDKTWEIRAKPAVTDDTVYVTTGIGQHGKSVIDRTNLLALSRDDGSERWRYEYARDGYTYRPPRAPVVADGTVFVSDSALHAVDSSDGSKQWQFTFGYRRSVSAPAVHDGTVYIGAKNVYALSAEDGTEQWRFVNRAPISSMGSHRAPMVSAPAVTDETVYIGAGALDSSSGEKLWGDLGNQEDSEYFASHIDQNATLEGPAIAGETVFMATEYGSVIRATEGSE
- a CDS encoding helix-turn-helix domain-containing protein, which codes for MNTLVEVAVPVADFALEETFVSVPEARFELLPTISYRSETGPPLIRVKSDRDVADVLRTDPTLTSVKTIVSNSHSTLFAVNWTSTPRSVFETILEDDVVISQVSGTKQHWTFRLRTTTREMASRLYHRCTDRGISMEIRRLQQLDGVSGEQIDFSEEQLEVLQLAFEHGYYDIPRGITVGELADRIGVSHQAVSERIRRAHDQLIGNSIPI
- a CDS encoding PQQ-binding-like beta-propeller repeat protein; the protein is MKRRAFLAAGGIALGAGCSGLMDDSKGKKSKPPAECAIDPDVTPGTPGWPSVSGGPRNTRSVPSEGVPTPPLELDWTFTTGEHMAAPEPVVANGTVYATNYDDDVHAVDAETGEHRWRVTVPVDSRVAVAGNRLFIVSDQSLRALDTRDGGTVWSTELTAEPGIFSTEIQVTEDTVFVYGGLFLSAFDVKTGKRRWEFSTGLETEGCPAIADGVVYVGSDDTYVYALDAATGERQWRYKTDDSVSCDTPVADGVVYAGSEDGNVYALNAKTGKKRWKRRVGSVETIALDGGHVYVGSGRSDTSTLQAFTAETGTECWSSDESDFGYMETIAASSDGIYLPTGSFSNRDALGVLNPQTGERVWRDEGSGMIFQGGLAVADGAVYIGGWDDDNVLVVARFVPKN